Within Gasterosteus aculeatus chromosome Y, fGasAcu3.hap1.1, whole genome shotgun sequence, the genomic segment tgaccacaggttgacattttttgatgagtcccacgtcatatttatgcgctgcccacaaggtgtctggaacagaactgagggcaggagaaatagaggagacattagtcaaaaatgtatcagtgtgtgtgtccgaaaatatgttattttcatccatgacataaacagatctgagagcaggtgtgcaaaatgcgaatggctgtttaaagaagcctgtcgacggagagcgcatcacaagtggatctggtgtagcctcccaatctgtcaatgcctcgcacgctgcgacaaaaggtcccaaatctctccattggtctgttgctgctttagacaaggagatgtgcgggaaagaagagtccacattaaagaggtgctgctgagagggggtgagagaaacggaaacagcacatttaagtgtggaccaaaacaatgtcatacatgcaatttgatcattcagatcctgtagaaataatgcatcatattgcttatctggcccatgtgacacatgagctgtgcagtggagatatgaagcatccatgcactctgcctcaggctggacgcgtgatgctgccaggtgggacagttctgattgtgagtcaaccggaagccaccactggtacacaaacattggatcattcataactgtctttgccatctggtcaatggctctgcatctcaccacttgcaaccctgtaggagtggagatgaggctaatgccgaaagaacacatgaggtctctgcccattagattaatgggacagcaagaggacagcaaaaaggaatgttttactgtgatgtctggttcagggtcagttgagtcagtgtgtgtactggtcataggtgccgtaaatctctctacaatagtcatccctgaagctccttgtgagaaaacctgttttccactaagtttctgacctggaaaatacttctgttgtattacagaatgtgtagcccccgaatcaatcaaaaacgataaaagtttcccttgaatttgcaccatggtggtgggcatattttcaaatgattttcctgaaaactttgcgtatgtgtgtttaagtgaaagcttttgttgtgttctcaattgctctgtgatgtccatgagagcttgttgttgctctggtgtgtgagtgtgagtgtgcgtgtgcgtgcagggagttagtgcagaaagcgtttcttcattgcaggctgcggtgtgtgtgtgttttacttcccttatcatgtgaggcctcagcatggttgccgtctccccctcacatgcagcctcctccccctccgcctcacgtcaatcggaatgtgcgttgccaccccttcctcgtctggccagtccacgcccccatcctctacgaggtgcgttttgtggacattctctgtgccaatgtccctgttcgccacagcggaaacacgtatcatagtcattgggtggagacagctgtgatccctcctggttccaggaggagcgtcccctcgtcatatcccgaccacgccccctgaatccgccccgttggttgggatcccgtgggcggtcgtttctggcaagttgagtgacagcttggagcatagtcagttgggcgagttcaatctgacgtgagcgccttttcccctcgtggtcagttctctctatgtccatggattgcgcatgcgcagcatgtttctttacatccgcgagtcgcgagtcttccattccagcaacagagcgctgcacattcatttttatgtcgggtaatagtccattcatgaaagcattcttcaggtgtgattcccacgtccccagagcgtctcctaacacggcgggttgtggaatgccactgttaagattaaacactgtgagaagtctttggtagtaatcatggacggactcagccgttgcctgcttggtattgttgatgggagtcatatccactttgtcagggaacaatgtctttatgccgtcgctcaaagccgtgagtgcgtctctgtacggcttattttgatttgaactccattcaacatcggccgcactggtgtctcctgcaaccagctggttgagcttttggtagtgagtcggacccacgtgactcattagcacacgtcgaatttcagcaaagttgggcaggaattgcttacagaagtccatgaatgcttcagcaaacagtcttcccgagtgctgtatcggcgggagatgagccattgcagctctaatgtccgtatcagtccaaggccggaaaacaagtatgggacctgagtgtcctggtacttgaatcattggggtttggagcacagattttgcatccgggggaactccctctgggtcgaaagagggggaaaaaacatctgatgtagatggttgctctgcaatcagtttgttgatggcagaagtgtcccctccggttgctcctggagagcgagagcgagtggggagagcagcctgtctcttttcctcctcttcgccgaggagtcgttcctgtgctgctttcactgccgcttccttttcctccctctgccgggtgtagtgaactttgatatgtgctcctgcagacggaggttgctggttcgcagatgaagcagggtacggtggtgggcatgtgttgaggagagggccgccagcccctgtgagactcggatacacgggagaagaagcacatcggtcattttgttcaataacatttggatctgttttttcaaccaatgtggtttttgcacatgtcaattctttagccatttgtttcctttctctacatccacattcatcctcccaccattttaaccatttactttgtttctcaatgttctccaagtctttgccttttatcaccctctgagtttttatacccttctcttttccctctaagcctgttcataacatgttcagttttattctactgaaagaaccatttgcagggaacccaaaatcttttgaccactcgggcaaaaactctagagattgatctccatatttccttctcatcagatccacaatgggtccctccggagaacccatttcctttttacctttaccgtgtacaccacccatgTTTCAGGCGTGGtcaagtatactttttattacttaaaatatagtcgtcactataagtcttgattttcttttacgtaggaaaaatacaagttaaaacccaaccagaactattggttaataaatataggtcaagggcgcaaatatctgttctCAGATTACTCTCCGAAAatcccgatattgttcctgtcttcctgttaggtcaagggctgagattt encodes:
- the LOC144391232 gene encoding uncharacterized protein LOC144391232, which encodes MRKIFTRIGLTGAGGPLLNTCPPPYPASSANQQPPSAGAHIKVHYTRQREEKEAAVKAAQERLLGEEEEKRQAALPTRSRSPGATGGDTSAINKLIAEQPSTSDVFSPSFDPEGVPPDAKSVLQTPMIQVPGHSGPILVFRPWTDTDIRAAMAHLPPIQHSGRLFAEAFMDFCKQFLPNFAEIRRVLMSHVGPTHYQKLNQLVAGDTSAADVEWSSNQNKPYRDALTALSDGIKTLFPDKVDMTPINNTKQATAESVHDYYQRLLTVFNLNSGIPQPAVLGDALGTWESHLKNAFMNGLLPDIKMNVQRSVAGMEDSRLADVKKHAAHAQSMDIERTDHEGKRRSRQIELAQLTMLQAVTQLARNDRPRDPNQRGGFRGRGRDMTRGRSSWNQEGSQLSPPNDYDTCFRCGEQGHWHRECPQNAPRRGWGRGLARRGRGGNAHSD